In Candidatus Nealsonbacteria bacterium, one DNA window encodes the following:
- a CDS encoding type IV pilus twitching motility protein PilT: MSEQKIDIKELLRTAVGRKASDLHISVDHRPTLRVMGRLGNIPEMKIITPQDSKELAFALMTEDQQEKFMKEKEIDFSYDFENGTRFRVNVYQQRGTISCSLRIVPTRVSTLEELNLPAVFTKFTEASQGLVLVTGPSSHGKSTTLAAMLDRINRTQFKRIITIEDPIEYIFQDDKSIIDQREINYDTFSFRQALKSVFRQDPDIIMVGEMRDAETIATVITAAETGHLVFSTLHTNSAAETINRIIDSFPGDQQNQIRSQLASSLIGVISQRLIPKKDGGLVAACEILMSTPATANIIRENRVHELDFVIETSAGEGMVSLNKALIHLIQKGKVSLDDALTYSRRPNELKKLIG, from the coding sequence ATGTCGGAACAAAAAATAGATATAAAAGAATTACTTCGTACAGCAGTAGGAAGGAAAGCATCAGACCTTCATATTTCTGTTGACCATCGACCAACATTAAGAGTTATGGGAAGGTTGGGAAATATTCCAGAAATGAAAATTATCACGCCTCAAGATTCAAAGGAGCTTGCTTTTGCTTTAATGACTGAAGACCAGCAAGAGAAATTCATGAAAGAAAAGGAAATAGACTTTTCTTATGACTTTGAAAATGGAACCAGATTTAGGGTAAATGTTTATCAGCAAAGGGGAACTATTTCTTGCTCTCTTAGAATCGTTCCCACAAGAGTAAGTACTTTAGAGGAGCTTAATCTTCCAGCTGTTTTTACTAAATTTACTGAAGCTAGCCAAGGACTTGTTTTGGTGACTGGCCCATCGTCACATGGAAAATCTACTACATTAGCCGCTATGCTTGATAGGATAAATAGGACTCAGTTTAAGAGGATAATTACTATTGAAGATCCAATCGAATATATCTTTCAGGATGATAAATCAATCATCGACCAAAGGGAAATTAACTATGATACTTTCTCCTTTAGGCAAGCACTGAAGTCTGTTTTCAGACAAGATCCAGATATTATTATGGTTGGAGAAATGAGAGATGCAGAAACTATTGCGACTGTAATAACGGCCGCAGAGACCGGTCATTTGGTTTTTTCAACTCTCCATACAAATTCAGCGGCAGAAACTATTAATAGAATAATTGATTCATTTCCTGGTGATCAGCAAAACCAGATAAGGTCTCAACTCGCATCATCTCTTATTGGTGTTATCTCTCAAAGACTTATTCCTAAAAAAGATGGAGGCCTTGTGGCAGCTTGTGAGATACTAATGTCAACTCCGGCTACAGCCAATATTATAAGAGAGAATAGGGTTCATGAATTAGATTTTGTAATTGAAACATCTGCTGGAGAAGGAATGGTAAGTCTTAATAAGGCA